A genomic region of Euzebyales bacterium contains the following coding sequences:
- a CDS encoding nuclear transport factor 2 family protein, translated as MARTPQETFQHHVEALGAQDIDEIVADYTDDAIFIGNGTVRRGREGVRQAFVELIDTVPDASWALPATVFEGDILYLEWTADSAKNKVDDGTDTFVFTDDGQIRVQTVKYTPKPTD; from the coding sequence ATGGCGCGCACGCCGCAAGAAACGTTCCAGCACCACGTGGAGGCCCTTGGAGCGCAGGACATCGATGAGATCGTCGCGGACTACACCGACGATGCGATCTTCATCGGCAACGGCACGGTCAGGCGGGGACGGGAAGGGGTCCGGCAGGCATTCGTCGAGCTGATCGACACGGTGCCCGACGCCTCGTGGGCGCTACCCGCGACCGTGTTCGAGGGCGACATCCTGTACCTGGAGTGGACAGCCGACTCGGCGAAGAACAAGGTGGATGACGGAACTGACACGTTCGTCTTCACCGACGACGGCCAGATCCGTGTGCAGACAGTCAAGTACACCCCGAAGCCAACGGACTGA
- a CDS encoding DUF2397 family protein, producing MPASTERLEVFAYVTADKALQYRAVSRVMLQAKERFRLHLRPAEIVALVADDGLDVETDELTVLLAQLSVWGNVRTDRRAGPHGAGERPARPAWHPDTAEVASVEEFYRPRHLYQLTPEGEAAERAVRHFEQTLVQPGALQTTALRDIRVLLAELAVLTADDETDTAKAHRSLLALSARFAELRALVVPVSVDFHSVEGRTTR from the coding sequence GTGCCCGCGAGCACGGAACGGCTTGAAGTCTTCGCCTACGTGACCGCCGACAAGGCGCTGCAGTACCGGGCGGTCAGCCGCGTGATGCTGCAGGCAAAGGAGCGGTTCCGCCTGCACCTGCGTCCCGCCGAGATCGTCGCGCTGGTCGCCGACGACGGGCTGGACGTCGAGACCGACGAGCTCACGGTGCTGCTCGCACAGCTCAGCGTCTGGGGCAACGTGCGCACGGACCGGAGGGCGGGACCCCACGGTGCGGGCGAGCGGCCAGCGCGTCCTGCGTGGCACCCGGACACCGCCGAAGTCGCCAGCGTGGAAGAGTTCTACCGTCCGCGCCACCTGTACCAGTTGACTCCCGAGGGCGAAGCGGCCGAGCGCGCGGTCCGCCACTTCGAGCAGACGCTGGTGCAGCCGGGCGCGCTGCAGACGACCGCGCTGCGCGACATTCGGGTGCTGTTGGCCGAGCTGGCGGTATTGACGGCCGACGACGAGACGGACACGGCGAAGGCGCATCGATCGCTGCTGGCACTGTCGGCGCGATTCGCCGAGCTGCGCGCTCTGGTCGTGCCGGTTAGCGTCGACTTCCACTCAGTGGAAGGTCGGACCACGCGATGA